CGTACCGGTCATATGATTCAACGATAAACTGTTGTACGTCGTATTCCGTTATTCTTTTCGACGATTTGATCGCGGTTTTAATCATGGCAAACGCTTCGAATACAATTTTCTTCAAAGCTTCCACTGCTTCGATATGAGTCTGCAACTGAACGGGGCTCAGTCGTGCTTCGAAATAGGAAACCAGATTTGCAGAAGTGACCACCTCGCATCCAGCCGACCGCACCAGCTCAACAGTGCCTGCATCAACTCTCGAGACATATGGAATTGCGTTGCCTGGAGAATATTGCATCGCCACTTTCTTCTGCCCAGCAAGAACTTCTTTCAGCTTCGACTCAAGCTCCTTCCATCCCAAATACACAACCTTATCTCCAGGAACTGCATCAAGGCTGTCCATTTCGATTCGATGCACCAACTTGATTGGAGTTCCGCTAGCAGGCACGTAATAGAACCAGCGTCGCGACACGAAATGACCAGCACTTAAACCTAGTATTCGCAAAGCAATAGGATCGTTATCGTGGAAGAAATAAAACAGCCAGCCGTCCACACCTTCAGCAGCCAGCGCATCCTGCACCTGCTGCAGTTCAAAAGTTTTCGGTTGTGAAAGAGTTGAAGTCATAATTCCTCACTGAATACAAGAAAATGCATCGTATACTGACAGCATCATCGGTCTGATTTCCGCAGCTATCAAGTATCCCAGATCTCGAACATTGTCGTTCGTTTCTTAATGAACGAATCGGTTATCGCTATCCCAATCATTCGGAGTCACAATGGAATCAATAGACTCAAAAATAGACGCTTTCCTCGCCGCACCGTCGGTTGCTGTCGTCGGCGCAAGCGACGATAAAAACAAGTACGGTCATCGGGTCCTGGTTTGCTACAAACAGAATCAGAGAAAGGCGTTCCCGGTCAATCCCAATGCAGAAACTGTGCTTGGAGAAACCTGCTATCCGGATTTGCTCTCGTTGCCGGAAAAGGTCGAGTCAGTTTCAATCATCACACCACCTGCGGTGACCAGAAAAGTAGTCGACGATGCCATCGCTGCAGGTGTAAAGAATCTATGGATGCAGCCCGGGGCCGAGAGTCGGGACGCCATCGCTAAAGCTGAGGCAGCTGGTCTCAGAGTCATTCACGGGGGTGCCTGCGTGTTGGTCGTGCTTGGATACCACGGCGCGTAAGAGTGCACCTGGACGGGGGCTTGTCATGGCACCTTAGACGAGGGCGCTCCATAGCACGCTCCGTAGCACCCTAGATGCTCCACAGCACCCTAGATGGGCGGCTCCATTGCACCCAAGATGGGCGGCTCCATTGCACCCAAGATGGGCGCGTTCCATAGCACCCGAGACGGGTGCGTTCCATAGCACCCGAGACGGGTGCGTTCCATGAGCACCCGAGACCGGTGCGTTCCATGAGCACCCGAGACGGGTGCGCGCTCATGCGCCCGCGACGGGTGCATTCCAATGTTCGAAACTACTTCGATGTCACTTCATTTATTAAGGCAACGAAGTTTTGCTTGAAACTCGACAAAATGCGATGCACTTCATCTTTGCTACAGACACAAACAACTCCGCCACCGCCGGTCGCTCTGGCAAAATGAGCACTCAATTCCTGCATCTCAACCAGAGCCTGAGCGCCCTCTAACTGAAAGGCATCCTCTAACCAGGCAATAGGCGCCGCCAGGAAGTAACGTCCTTTAGACGCTAGTGGATGATTGACTTCGTGGAGATTGCCCTGAGGATCGACTGACTTCAACTGTCCAGCTACGACCCGATAAGGCGGGAAGTCGTCAGTAGGACGCTGATACCAATCCAGCGCATTGGGATAGCCATTCATCTCATTGACCATCCAGAGAATTCTGTCATCAGGAACCTTGCCGTGAACGTTCGGAAGGGCTCGTCCGAGAGCTTCTCCCAACCGTATCTCGCCCGACATGACCCTGTTTTTCAGCTCTTGTAACACACTGCCCCCAAAATCTCGGTTTCTCAGATGAGTATATTACGCCAGAGCCCAAAGATTGCGCTTTTCAGTAAAAGCAGTGCAAAGATTTGCGAGTTTCTTTTGAAGCTCTTATGATTTCTGCAAATGCTCTGACATAATCTGTCATCGACAAGAAGCCAGTATGTCTGAAAAACGGCTTCAGTTCGCAAAAACGCCGGACACGTTCCTAATAATATTCTTCGCTTTGCCGGAAAGTGCGCATTGCAATTGATATTGGCGGAAGAATGTGGAAAGCTTACAAAACCCGATGACAACTGCGAAAAGCATGACTACAGCCTCAGGATTCACAACGACACATATTTCCAACGCAGACCTGACCACTTTGCTGGAACCGGTCACGCAAGATCTTGCTCAAGTTGAGCTAATGCTCAACACGAACATGATTGACGACACAACTTTCGTACGCGATTTACTCGCGCAGATCTTCCAGGCTGGCGGCAAACGACTGCGTCCAGCCATAGCGCTGCTCGCTTCCCGAGCCACAGCAAGTCCAGACCAGGAATTCAGCCGCCTGCACATCATTCTCGCTGTACTGACTGAACTGATACATACTGCCAGTCTTGTCCATGACGATGTCATTGACAGTGCCTCTCTGCGACGAGGAAAACAAACAGTTAATCGCAGATGGAACGACAAAGTTGCCGTTCTGATGGGCGACTTGCTTTTCGCACAAGCATCCATCTGCCTGGCTCGAATCATGAATCCAGTCATTGTCGGCATCTACGGTCAAGTACTGGGCGACCTTTGCGCCGGTGAAATCAGACAGATGCGAGCTCAATATCTGACTACAGTCAACTGGGAAACATACATCCACAAATCTTTCTGCAAAACAGCATCGTTGTTTGCAGCCGCCAGTCACAGCGGCGCCATATTGAACGGATGCCCGAACGAAACCATCGAGTCGCTAAAAGAGTACGGTCGTAACCTGGGGATACTCTTCCAAATCGTTGACGATCTTCTCGATGTCACAGGCAACACCGAAAAAATGGGGAAGGAAGCCGGAAGCGATTTGCAAAGCGGCATTTTGACGGCACCAACTTTATTCATCCTCGAACGCGGCGATGCAGTCTCGCAATCCCTTGAAGAATTGATCAAGACGCGGGCGGTGAATGAGCCGGAAGGAACACAGAAAGCTCTTACCATCATTAGAGAAAACGGTGGCGTTGAACAGACTGTAGAAATGGCACGCAAATATGGTCGCGCCGCCAAAGACTGCTTAACTGTCATTCCCACAAGCCCTTACAAGACTTCTCTTGAAGGATTAGTTGACTACATTTTGACAAGGACGACCTGATACTGCCGATGACCACCAGCGATTCGCATTCCAAACAATCGTTGGGCTTTCGCCCTGTCTTTCGTAATGGACCGCTGGGAATTTTCGCCTCAGTCAAACTGACAATTGTATTGCTGACGCTGTGTGCCGCCACGATCTTGCTCGGAGCCTGGTGCCCGCAAGAATCTGCAGTCGGGCAGGAAAAAGTCATCGAACAATTCGGCGAGGAAATGGCTGTAAATCTCCACAACTGGGGAATCACAGACATCTTCCACACTCCATTCTTCCTTATTTTGATCGCTCTTTTAAGCATGAACATGGTCGTGGGAAGCC
This is a stretch of genomic DNA from Candidatus Melainabacteria bacterium. It encodes these proteins:
- a CDS encoding M24 family metallopeptidase, yielding MTSTLSQPKTFELQQVQDALAAEGVDGWLFYFFHDNDPIALRILGLSAGHFVSRRWFYYVPASGTPIKLVHRIEMDSLDAVPGDKVVYLGWKELESKLKEVLAGQKKVAMQYSPGNAIPYVSRVDAGTVELVRSAGCEVVTSANLVSYFEARLSPVQLQTHIEAVEALKKIVFEAFAMIKTAIKSSKRITEYDVQQFIVESYDRYGLTSNSPPIVAVNGHAGQPHYQPTETMHDEIRLNDFVLLDIWAKKKSPEDAVYGDITWTGYVGTDVPQKFVEVFEIVRDARDAALTFVRAAAKEGREIKGWQVDDAAREHIASKGYEKFFVHRTGHSICTEVHANGANIDNLETRDERKIIAKTAFSIEPGIYLDDFGVRSEIDVYVDGEQVVVAGQPIQTEIVKILAD
- a CDS encoding CoA-binding protein, producing the protein MESIDSKIDAFLAAPSVAVVGASDDKNKYGHRVLVCYKQNQRKAFPVNPNAETVLGETCYPDLLSLPEKVESVSIITPPAVTRKVVDDAIAAGVKNLWMQPGAESRDAIAKAEAAGLRVIHGGACVLVVLGYHGA
- a CDS encoding solanesyl diphosphate synthase; this encodes MESLQNPMTTAKSMTTASGFTTTHISNADLTTLLEPVTQDLAQVELMLNTNMIDDTTFVRDLLAQIFQAGGKRLRPAIALLASRATASPDQEFSRLHIILAVLTELIHTASLVHDDVIDSASLRRGKQTVNRRWNDKVAVLMGDLLFAQASICLARIMNPVIVGIYGQVLGDLCAGEIRQMRAQYLTTVNWETYIHKSFCKTASLFAAASHSGAILNGCPNETIESLKEYGRNLGILFQIVDDLLDVTGNTEKMGKEAGSDLQSGILTAPTLFILERGDAVSQSLEELIKTRAVNEPEGTQKALTIIRENGGVEQTVEMARKYGRAAKDCLTVIPTSPYKTSLEGLVDYILTRTT